The region tgctcatGCAAGTGTGATGCTTAGAGGTGCATCACAGCTGACAACATAAGTGATGCaagggtcatccacaatgctgtcAGCATACCAGCCAAGACTGGAGACCCCGAAGCTGTTAAAAAACCCCCAAAGTATTATTAATTATcatgacataataataataacaaaaataataacttcaacaaaatatggagaaaattgacataaaaaaaaaaaaaaaactaatttgagAATTCCAATCACatgtaacatatacagtattattatggGCTGACATTATGCTCTGTAGAAACTGCATATAAATCATTGGATGAAAGTATCTGTAAATGTTTATTGCTAACCTGCGGGGTCTGTAACACTGATGGAATTTGAATCAATTTGCAAGCTTATAGTTCCATTTGCAACTGCATCACGAAGGGTTGTTGTCACATCTGTCACACTTGGGATAGTGCCAGTTTTGTCAAATTCAAACGTTCCATCTACCACAATGGAGCCACTCCTGAGAAGGCACAGTCATGTTTGAACATGgtcaaaaaaattacaaacaaaagAATTTGCTATTTTTTATGCACTGTTTACCTGAATTGACGAATAACCATACGAATGAAGTTCACAAAATGTTTCTTGTAAACTACAGAAACCTATAAAAgataaatataaatgataaataGTTTAAAACAGATTGCCATGTTTTTTCTGTAGCTTTTTATGTATATCATGtatgattcatttatttatttattttacagactGGACAAATCTTCACATCGATCAAATCATGCGTCAAATACGTATTTGGTTTTACGACTGGAAAAATTGCCATTTAATCTACATCTAACATATGTAAAAACTGTATAAATGTTGGCCTATATCACCACTTGTATCTGTTCTTAATGTTGACAATACACAGCATCATCCACATCCACTGCTATTGCAAAGTAATACTTATATAAGAATAAGTCTAATCATTGAACCACTGGATAAAATTATTACCTGAGAGGTGATGTTGGTTATCAAGTCTATGGTTTCAGGAGCACTCAAATTGGAGTAGACTTCCTTGAATGTTTGAAGAATTTTAAAATTTATAGTAAACTCTTTAACAGATGCAGTTGTCGTGCCGTTGCCAGTTGCGTTTGTCACTTTGGGGAAAGTTTTGTGTAGAATAACAGGAAAATGGGACACAGTACATTGTGAGTGATAAAAATCCttataattatttcaaataaCACTAACGATCACAATCTAAACCACAAATATAGCAATTAGTGGCTCCAAAAAGACCAAATGATATGACTGTCATCAAATAGGCTACAGTGTTGTAAAGAGCCCCTAGCTCAGCACTGAACGAGTAACTACAGTGTAACAcagcacaatcacagccaatcagagcatATTTTATATTTCATGTACAGCAGGCCTACATATTTTGAAGCAGAGTACAAATGCAAGCGGATCGGTAATGAATTAGTTTATGATATTCCATTACAGATACAAATTACTTGTTTATATTTGTTGATGTATTTGTACACTTATAAAACCATATATAACAGATGTCTGCATTTGATTAcaaagaaaatgtacaaatgatTGCATACTGACCAATTTCAATAACATTGATGGAATCCTTAATGATAGTGGTGTTAAAAGTTTCATTTGCAACTTCATCAACAAGGGCTTGTTTCAGTTGTGTGATATTAGGATGAGTGCCATTGTTGTTAAATTGAAGAATGCTATCTGTAACAATGGAGCCATTCCTAAAAAGGCACAGTCATGTTGAAACATAGGCAAATAATTAAAGAATGAACAACTAAATAATGAATCATCTGGTCATTTAACTTACAAAGTGACTAACCAACCAACAAGTAAACTATGAACCAACCAATATgccaacaaataaaaaatgtatacattagtTTATCATGAAGCAAATCTAAAAGTACTTTTGTTAGTTTTTACAATTTTATGCAATGCTTTACCTGAATTGCTGAATAAGTATTTGTATAAAGTTTGTGAAACGTGTCTTGTAGATTGTCCCAATCTAAAAAGATAAAGAGATTAAGACAGATATTCATTCTGCTCTATAAGATGAATCTACTGCTAATGCAATCAAGTCCAATAATCCCTCAGCATATAAAAACATTACATAAGAGGTGATGATGTCTTTCAGCAGAATGGTGTCAGGATCACTCATGTTGGAGTAGGAACTCTTGAAAGTGCCGTTAATGgagaaatttaaaataaactcTGTGATGTTGGCTGATGTTGCAGTTGAAGTTGTCTCAGTTGCTGAATTTCCAGGCACATGTAGGATTCCTGTTCAGGGTGAAATTCgaaaaaatgggaaacagcaaATTGCCAATAATAAACAACGTCTGAGGCCATTATTTCAATGCACACTGAAACAGACCCAACATAGAGAGAATATTGCTTAAGATTAACCATCTTTTCAAGGTTAGTATGTAGTATGGTATTTCCTTTTATGGTACTGTATAATTCCTTCTCAcaaacttttgttgttgttgttatttttttattattactaaatTTATAATTGTTAAGTTCTGTCCTCATTATGAACAGTGATATGGGACAATAATGACTACTCAAAGCTCCTTACCGATTAGACACAGAACACCTAATAAAAGTCTCCACTCCATTGCTGTTCTTTTGGCAATATCcctaaaaagtaaaaataaagcgTAGTAGTAAGAcgattaaacaaaattaataatatgcaggatgataaaaaaattaaaaaaaaatctacatggGTGGTAAGTTTGATAACATAACTGAAAAAGTATCAAGAGCTGAACAGGCAATAAACATATACAGTTATGTTTACCAAATATTTACAAGTTTAGTAAATATACATACACCTTTCAAGTGCAATTAAAATTATTGACATATTGCAGAAAAGCATATACTTATTATTACATAGTGGTTTTGTTTTGCATGAATAATTGATTTAGTATTCGAGTTGATAACGTGTATATTGGGAGCATCAGAGTGTAGATCACATTCAGTGGATACCAAGAATAAACTCAAAGCACATaaaatcaaaaatataaataaaaagaaagaaaaaggaaaagaaaagaaaatgtgtaCTACTTACTTCTTGATCTCTTCAGAAAAAATATACAATCCAAGATTAATACAAATAGCAACCTTTGTGATGGTGATGAAGTTACTGTCAGCAGTTAAATGACTCTTAAAGAGCACAGCAGACAGGTGAGATGATATTTAAAGtgagaacctttttttttttttcattgcttgAAAAAAGGGGATAGACCAATAGGGATTCAGATATTTGACTGCTGAAAAACTGGTTAATAATAGCCTTGATTCCTGGTATGGAATGACTTACGATAACATGTACAAGTGAAAATAACCTATTTAAAGAGTAAAGTTTGGCAAAACCTATACACATCTTTTAAATTCTGTTTAAGAGCTCAGGCTCCATCACATAATAATGCAGTACatgtcaaataattataaatgaaatattgcATTTGACTCCCTTATCTTGAGTATATTTTTCTTGCATATCCAAAAGGTTCTCTATAGTTTATAATCAGATACCTGTCTGATAGAATTATTCTAATCAAAAGGCCATCAAAGGAaacccattcacttgaatagaATATTTAATACAATATATTAACTCATACAGTATACATTCTAGATGAAATGGATAACTGAGATGCAATcagatatttttattattgttttttaacgTTAGCCAGCTTTAAGCATGAGAAttagctgtttgttttttttaatgtatttattttttatctcggAACAGTAATcgatatttagattttaaattaggTTAGGGTTTGGATTACATGCACTGAAAATATATTACATGTGAGACATTTCCaatatgctctttttttttttttttaagtaataagAACAGGGCAGGGAGACACAGGTCTTGGAATGTCAAGGTTCAGAGCTGCCAGGTCAAGTTCTTATTAcgtttcataaataataatacaaaaacaaaacaaacatgaggAAACTAACATTTCCAGCAAACCTAGTTCCTCATAACACAAAAGGCTTGCTCCTATAACCAAACAAGCACAGGTAGCATGGCAAACATTCCTTActggcataataataataaaaataaaataataatcaataatttaCTTTTTAATATTAGTATTTGAAAAGTGGTCTTTATTTGTCCATTTCAAACTGGAATCATACAAAAATGTGGACAGTTTTTCATTTCATGGTTTTATGGTTGCAACACTGTTGTAGttccatttttttaattgttctttctttttcttccccTTTGTGGGTGCCAGTAAACAGCAAAACAATTTTCCCCCAAGCAAAACTCTAATGTCACCAAGTATGGTCACAAGACTCTTACATTACCAGGGGCCATTAGAgggatattccaggtttaatacaagttaagataaATCGACAGCACTTCGggcagaatgttgattaccaaaaaaataaaacaataaataataaaaaaaacttataagaaattttttttttttactcatcccTCTCTTTCTTAAAAACAGAAGAAGCAAAAAacaaggttacagtaaggcacaatggcagtgaatgaggccaatttttggagggtttaaaggaagaactgtgaagcttataattatataaaagcatttactgtacattaagtcttctgttaaaacttgtgtattatttgagctgtagagttgtttaaatcgtcgcaGAATtatgcttttttcaaagaaaaggagggacaagttgacattcaattttgttgtaatcaacattatgccacaaatgctgtcgactgagcttaacttgtattgaacccggaatattcctttaactcaagGTGCCACAGCCTGAAGTCAAATAACATACAGTCCTCCACGTGCAATAACAAAGTAACAAAATTGTTCACACACCAATTagataaataaaaagatataCAGGTATATGTAAAGCAGTacctgttttgaaaaaaaaaaaaagaaaaagaaaaaatggatCTCAACTACTATATGTTGCATTAGCTGGAAGGCAGAGAAGAGGCAAAAAGACAAACAGGAAGAGGAAAGAGCAGAAGAGCAGTTGTCTGAACCATTTCACAGTTGTGTCTTGCATTCAAACCTTCAGACAAGAGAACATGTAACTACAGTTATGCAATTTGCTGTATACAAGTAAGATAACCAGGGTTTATACCACATTATAACCACATGAAGGTTAGCGGACATgtactatatatactgtgtagTGTAGGTACTGTATCACATCTTCTTGACACTTGAACTCATAATTTGTGAAAATGGATGTCTACTTTGTCTAGCCCAAAAGTATgtattcacacttttttttttttttcagaaccaaGAGGCAGCTGACAATACAgaacagaaaaataatttttgtacagTACAGTTGTTTCATGAAATGTCTTAGCGAGGTAAACTATAAGCACTAGAAAGTTGAAGAAGCATTATTTATGCCACTTTGATTATGATAGGTTGGTGAAGGAGGGATTTTCTTTTACTAGTTTCTAGAGCTTACAGAACAAAACAGTGCAGGTCTGTGAGTAACACTATGTTGGTTCGGAAAGTAAACTGAAGGTAATTGTCAAACCTTAAAGTGGATAGATTATAGTTTTTCCcatttgattttatacatttctttaAACTATGGTCAGTactctcaaaacaattcacacagcaaACGTGTGCAAACAGACTCTTATTGTTGCTTAAAAATTCGATTTTACTGCATAATAAAGCACTCTATTTTCTAATAAAGTTTTCTCTTTtcttataatacatttattaaaactcACATTAAACTATAAACATGTTCTCTATTGAATGCATACAACctgattatattattatatgtagCTATAcgtttgtaacatttaaacatacatatttgtatattcgctgaaatgtacaatatgggtggtttgacagcatctaaaaagtaaacatttttacatcacaaaatgtTCTCCTCAGAGCcggtcctagccttttgggggccctaagtgaAAACTTGTGTGGGTTACTATTttgattttacagtatatattttggtTTTTATTGTGCTTCAGtggttattttatgtttttttttttttgtttagtttttttgtgccAAAGCATATTCTGAAATGCAATTTTGTGtccatggcaaacaaaataaaaattaaatgctttgcatttttatttaattttagcattttatagtttagtcttggaTATAATCATTAAAAATTAGTTGAATACTGTACCAGAAATcacaaaacagaataaaatattttaatgccgAATGAGGTAAATGCGTTAAATAAACGTGAAGGCATTGAACATTTcattaatctcattgattataaatgcaaTAATATTGGCAGTAGCTTCACTACAAATTGCGAAGtgattagcttaactacatttctcagtagcatggttaaaaaaaataaaaaataaaaataccttaaatgtagcaagctgcTTTTGGCATGTACTGTAGCTTACAGTGTAACTTgttactttctctgaagtgtagctttcagGTTAACTTAACtattttttctgttgagtagtttgtagcttagctagctacatttttggagtagcttgcccaacattgaatgtaaataaacaattaattccATGTATTCAGTATTAATGGATTCAATATGGATATGTAAACACTTGTATGTCTGTAAAGTTACatttat is a window of Myxocyprinus asiaticus isolate MX2 ecotype Aquarium Trade chromosome 8, UBuf_Myxa_2, whole genome shotgun sequence DNA encoding:
- the LOC127444891 gene encoding uncharacterized protein LOC127444891, giving the protein MEWRLLLGVLCLIGILHVPGNSATETTSTATSANITEFILNFSINGTFKSSYSNMSDPDTILLKDIITSYIGTIYKTRFTNFIQILIQQFRNGSIVTDSILQFNNNGTHPNITQLKQALVDEVANETFNTTIIKDSINVIEIVTNATGNGTTTASVKEFTINFKILQTFKEVYSNLSAPETIDLITNITSQVSVVYKKHFVNFIRMVIRQFRSGSIVVDGTFEFDKTGTIPSVTDVTTTLRDAVANGTISLQIDSNSISVTDPAASGSPVLAGMLTALWMTLASLMLSAVMHL